DNA sequence from the Candidatus Cloacimonadota bacterium genome:
GGATGGATATGAAATGGAAGAGATAGAAGTGGATGGTGAAACTTACCAGAAAATTTCTTATTTCAATGAAGGGAAATTTCTGGATGTTGGTTTTCCTGATCTACCAAGATTTACCAGAATGTATGCTATTCCGGATATTGGAAATGTATCTTTTGAAATAAATAAAATGGAAGAAAAAACAGAAGACGATATTTATGCCTATCCAATACAGGAATTACGCAGCGAGAGCCAACCTCAGGATCTTTCTTTTATGAAAGATGAAAGCTTCTATAATAGTAATGATGTTTTTCCACAGAATATAATAGAAATAGGTAAACCTGTAATCTTTCGAGATATTAGAGTAGTACAAGTTACAATAAATCCTTTCCAATATAATGCTGCAAACAGGTCTCTAAATGTCATCGAAAACCTTGAACTAACTATAACGACAGATAATTCTACTCATTGCACAAATCCCATAAATAGTGATAAAAAACTTTCTCGATCTTTCGAGAATCTTTATAAATCGGTTGTTCATAATTACGAAGAAGTTACAGCTAATACCGATGATGGTTTTCAGGATCCCTGTATTTTATTTATTTATCCAAACAACGTTACAAATCTTGTTGATAATCTTACATATCTCACAGATTGGAAAACTCAGATGGGTTATGAAGTTCATGCAGTAAGCACGTCTGAAACAGGAGCAGGTTCCTCCAGTATAAAAAATTATATTCAGGATGCTTATGATAACTGGAGCAATCCTCCGGAATTTATCTGCCTGGTTGGCGATGCCAACGGTTCGATCAGTATTCCCACTTTCTTTGAAACATATTCCGGTTATGGCGGTGAAGGTGATCATCCCTACACTCAATTGGAAGGTAACGATATTTTGGCCGATGCCATGATCGGACGCTTATCTGTAAGTTCAATCACCGAATTACAAACTGTAATTGCAAAAATTTTAAATTATGAGAAAAATCCTTTTCTGCAAAATACAGATTGGTACGATAAAGCTGTGATGGTTGGTGATCCAAGTACTTCAGGCTCATCTTGTATTTATACAAAGCAATTCATCAAAGAAACGATCGATTATAATGCACCAAATATTGAAAGCGATGAATATTACAATGGAGGTTATTCCAGCGGAATGACCACCTGCCTGAATAACGGAGTTTCCTATTTTAATTATAGAGGATACATTGGAATGAGTAGCTTCGGGAATTCCAATATTAATAGTCTTAATAATGGTTTTATGCTGCCTTTTGCTGTATTGATAACCTGTGATACAGGTTCTTTTGCTTCCAGCTATGGAACTGCTCGAACCGAAACATTTCTGCGGGCAGGTTCTCCGACTTCTCCCAAAGGAGCACTTGTTGCAATTGGAACTGCAACATCAGGAACCCACACGACTTTTAATAATGCAGTAGATGCCGGTACTTATTACGGAGTTTTTGTCGATCATATCTACAATCCCGGCGGAGCCTTGCTGCGCGGTAAACTTCATCTTTTCAATAGTTTCCCTTCAAATCCTTTCAATCGAGTAAATATTTTTTCGCATTGGACTAATTTGATGGGTGATCCGTCTGTAAAACTTTGGACAGGAGTACCACAACCTTTAACTGTAAATTACGAAGATCAAATAAATGTCGGACAAAATTACCTGGAAGTAACGGTGACTGATGACAGTGCCGATCCAGTAGAAAATGCCTGGGTTTGCGCCTTAATGGGTGATGATGTTTTTGAGCGTGATTATACTGATGCTGATGGAAAGGTTTTTCTGCAAATTGATTCTTCTATTCCAGGCACAGCAGACCTTACAGTAACAGCTCATAATTATATTCCACATCTTGGTAGTTTTGATGTGATTGAAGCAACTGAATTCATTAATGTGGAAAACTGGCTTATCGATGATGATAACAACGGTACATCTGCTGGAAATGATAATGACATTATCAATCCCGGCGAAACAATAGAATTAAATGTGGGCTTAAAAAACTACGGAACTCAAAGCGTTAGTGATGTTACGGCAACACTCAGCTCCGATAATGATTTTATCACAATTACCGATGATGAAGAAACTTATGGCAGCATTGCAGCTGGAAACATGAATTTTGCTTCGGATGACTTTGATTTTGAAGTTGCAGAAAATGTGTTGGGAGGAACCGAAATCCAATTTGATGTTACAATCGAAGATGGGAGCTCCAATCAGTGGGAAGATCATATTTTTCTGGCTGTGGAAGGTGCAAATTTATATGTAAGCGCTTATCAGATAGATGATAGCAATGGAATTCTCGATCCCGGAAATACAGCGGAAGTTATTGTTACACTCTTCAATACTGGCTCAGTGGCGATTTCAGGTTTGCAGGGAATGCTTTCTTGCGATCATAATTATATTACCCTGGAAGACAGCTTGGCAAATTTTGAGACTATTCAGGCAGGTCAGGAAGGTGATAACGATGCTGATCGTTTTGAGATAACTTTAGATCTGCATGCTATTGCCGGATCACAAATTCCATTTGATATTAATTTGACTAATACCGATGGATTTGAACAAAATGTTTCTTTTCTGATCGACGTTGGCACTGTAACAACCAGCGATCCTTTAGGTCCTGATTCTTATGGATATTATGCCTATGACAGCACAGACGAAACGTACGATCAAGCGCCGATCTATGATTGGATCGAGATCGATCCCGCTTCTGGTGGCAACGGAATTTCTATTCCTCTTAACGATTTTGGAGACGAAGGTGATGTAGCTGATGTAACAATGCCGTTCAATTTCAATTTTTATGGCGTAAATTATGATATGCTCTCGGTTTGCTCAAATGGCTGGATCGCTCCCGGCGGCTCTACTCAGGGTTCTTTTATGAACAGTCAGATTCCTGCTCCGCAAGGACCTTCTCCGATGATAGCTCCTTTCTGGGATGATCTGGTGGTAAATTCTGGTGATGTTTTCTATTATCATGATACATTTAATCATGCTTTCATTATTGAATGGAGCAATGTTACAACGGATTTTGCCAATTCTCCTGAAACTTTCCAGGTGCTCATTTATGATCCTTCTGTCTATCCAACTCCTTCTGGAGATGCTGTGATTGTCTTCCAATACGAAACGGTTAATAATACCAGTACAGGAAACTACAGCGGATATCCTATGCAGCACGGGCAATATGCAACTGTTGGTTTGGAAGATCACACTGGTACTCGAGGACTGGAATATACCTATAATAATACATATCCGACTGCAGCCGCAACTTTGCAGAACGAAATGGCAATAAAGTTTACGACCGAAGGCGGCGGAGCTCAAGCACCTCCGGTTTTAGATTTAAATCAATATAATTTCGATTTCCTTTTATCGCCGGGAACTTCAGAAACTCAAGTTATGGAAATAACTAATCTTGGCGAAGCTAATCTGATCTATTCCATAGAAAAAAGTTATGTCGGATATTCCGATGAAACTGGTCGCGGGCATGGCGGACCTGATAATTATGGTTATGAATGGTTCGACAGCGATGAAGTAAATGGACCTCAATACAACTGGAGAGACATTGTAGGCATTGGAACCGAAGTAACTTTTAGCGGCAGCAATACAGGAACAGATCTCATGCCGATCGGTTTTGATTTCTATTTTTATGGAACCTATTATTCCGATTTCCGTATAAATCCGAATGGCTGGATAGGCTTTGGTGATGATACAGATGAAATGAATAATTTATCTCTTCCGCATCCCTGGGCACCAAATCCTGCCATTATGCCTTTCTGGGACAATCTTGATCCCATGCTGGGCGGAAATGTTTATTATTTCAGCTCTTCCGATAGTTTGGTGGTCTGGTTCAATGATCTGGAACATGCTGCCGGAAATTATAGTGGAACTTATGATTTCCAGGTGATCCTGTATTCCAATGGTGACATTGTGTTCCAATACAGAAATATGACGGGAGATACAAATTCTGCTACCATCGGAGTTCAGGAATTTGATGCTGATGATGCTCTGCAGATAACTTATAACGGAGATTATGTGCAAAATGAATTTGCTGTAATAATAAAGAAAATAGTGGATTGGTGCAATATTTCTCCAACTTATGGCTACATAGAACAAGGGCAGACTCACAATATAGATATCGATGTTTCAGCTGAAGAATTGATCCCCGACAACTTTACATGTCATCTCATTATCACAACAAACGATCCTGATAACACAACAGTTTCAGTGCCTGTGAATTTATATGTTTCCGATGCTTTTCCACATATCCAGGTTTCCGATGATGAAATTGATTTTGGTGAAGTACTAATTAATGATATTGCTACAGAAACAATATCAATAATGAATACG
Encoded proteins:
- a CDS encoding choice-of-anchor D domain-containing protein is translated as MKIKLGLICVLIFGISFLSAEWITVSEIGKSEIFTHRSLGLEQTEIEFNLDGYEMEEIEVDGETYQKISYFNEGKFLDVGFPDLPRFTRMYAIPDIGNVSFEINKMEEKTEDDIYAYPIQELRSESQPQDLSFMKDESFYNSNDVFPQNIIEIGKPVIFRDIRVVQVTINPFQYNAANRSLNVIENLELTITTDNSTHCTNPINSDKKLSRSFENLYKSVVHNYEEVTANTDDGFQDPCILFIYPNNVTNLVDNLTYLTDWKTQMGYEVHAVSTSETGAGSSSIKNYIQDAYDNWSNPPEFICLVGDANGSISIPTFFETYSGYGGEGDHPYTQLEGNDILADAMIGRLSVSSITELQTVIAKILNYEKNPFLQNTDWYDKAVMVGDPSTSGSSCIYTKQFIKETIDYNAPNIESDEYYNGGYSSGMTTCLNNGVSYFNYRGYIGMSSFGNSNINSLNNGFMLPFAVLITCDTGSFASSYGTARTETFLRAGSPTSPKGALVAIGTATSGTHTTFNNAVDAGTYYGVFVDHIYNPGGALLRGKLHLFNSFPSNPFNRVNIFSHWTNLMGDPSVKLWTGVPQPLTVNYEDQINVGQNYLEVTVTDDSADPVENAWVCALMGDDVFERDYTDADGKVFLQIDSSIPGTADLTVTAHNYIPHLGSFDVIEATEFINVENWLIDDDNNGTSAGNDNDIINPGETIELNVGLKNYGTQSVSDVTATLSSDNDFITITDDEETYGSIAAGNMNFASDDFDFEVAENVLGGTEIQFDVTIEDGSSNQWEDHIFLAVEGANLYVSAYQIDDSNGILDPGNTAEVIVTLFNTGSVAISGLQGMLSCDHNYITLEDSLANFETIQAGQEGDNDADRFEITLDLHAIAGSQIPFDINLTNTDGFEQNVSFLIDVGTVTTSDPLGPDSYGYYAYDSTDETYDQAPIYDWIEIDPASGGNGISIPLNDFGDEGDVADVTMPFNFNFYGVNYDMLSVCSNGWIAPGGSTQGSFMNSQIPAPQGPSPMIAPFWDDLVVNSGDVFYYHDTFNHAFIIEWSNVTTDFANSPETFQVLIYDPSVYPTPSGDAVIVFQYETVNNTSTGNYSGYPMQHGQYATVGLEDHTGTRGLEYTYNNTYPTAAATLQNEMAIKFTTEGGGAQAPPVLDLNQYNFDFLLSPGTSETQVMEITNLGEANLIYSIEKSYVGYSDETGRGHGGPDNYGYEWFDSDEVNGPQYNWRDIVGIGTEVTFSGSNTGTDLMPIGFDFYFYGTYYSDFRINPNGWIGFGDDTDEMNNLSLPHPWAPNPAIMPFWDNLDPMLGGNVYYFSSSDSLVVWFNDLEHAAGNYSGTYDFQVILYSNGDIVFQYRNMTGDTNSATIGVQEFDADDALQITYNGDYVQNEFAVIIKKIVDWCNISPTYGYIEQGQTHNIDIDVSAEELIPDNFTCHLIITTNDPDNTTVSVPVNLYVSDAFPHIQVSDDEIDFGEVLINDIATETISIMNTGTEILQIINITSDNDAFYVDETSLAIGASGSEELDIHFSPDQTGLYLGTLTIFSNDFVHPELEIELFGEGTETGVNDIIPAITKIDQNFPNPFNPTTNIQFSLAESGKVSLVVYNLKGEKVKSLVDEILEPKIYTVLWNGEDEGGKQVSSGIYFYNFKTGTKNVTKKMILIK